Proteins co-encoded in one Phalacrocorax carbo chromosome 5, bPhaCar2.1, whole genome shotgun sequence genomic window:
- the SDHAF2 gene encoding succinate dehydrogenase assembly factor 2, mitochondrial isoform X1 has product MPEQPGLMSPMLPVSLSQLRSLPGRALCRHVLGLVGSQRGYRGDSPKDSGKDVLEIPLPPWQERPDEPLQTKRARLLYESRKRGMLENCILLSLFAKENLNHMSERQLNLYDRLINEPSNDWDIYYWATEAKPTPPEFENDVMVMLREFAKNKKREQRLWQPDLEYLFEPPR; this is encoded by the exons ATGCCGGAGCAGCCAGGCCTGATGTCCCCCATGCTGCCCGTGTCCCTTTCGCAGCTCCGCTCCCTGCCCGGGCGCGCTCTGTGCCGGCACGTTCTGGGGCTCGTGGGCTCACAGCGTGGCTACCGCGGGGACTCCCCAAAGGACTCGGGGAAGGACGTGCTGGAGATCCCCTTGCCCCCCTGGCAGGAGCGTCCTGACGAGCCGCTGCAGACCAAGCGAGCCCGGCTGCTGTACGAGAGCCGGAAGAGGGGGATGCTGGAGAACTGCATCCTGCTCAG CCTCTTTGCAAAGGAGAACCTGAACCACATGAGCGAGCGGCAGCTGAACCTCTACGACCGGCTCATCAACGAGCCCAGCAACGACTGGGACATTTACTACTGGGCCACAG AAGCAAAGCCCACGCCGCCGGAGTTCGAGAATGACGTGATGGTCATGCTGAGGGAGTTTGCCAAGAACAAGAAGAGGGAGCAGAGGCTGTGGCAGCCAGACCTGGAGTACCTCTTTGAGCCACCCCGCTGA
- the SDHAF2 gene encoding succinate dehydrogenase assembly factor 2, mitochondrial isoform X2, protein MAAARLRSLPGRALCRHVLGLVGSQRGYRGDSPKDSGKDVLEIPLPPWQERPDEPLQTKRARLLYESRKRGMLENCILLSLFAKENLNHMSERQLNLYDRLINEPSNDWDIYYWATEAKPTPPEFENDVMVMLREFAKNKKREQRLWQPDLEYLFEPPR, encoded by the exons aTGGCGGCCGCCAGG CTCCGCTCCCTGCCCGGGCGCGCTCTGTGCCGGCACGTTCTGGGGCTCGTGGGCTCACAGCGTGGCTACCGCGGGGACTCCCCAAAGGACTCGGGGAAGGACGTGCTGGAGATCCCCTTGCCCCCCTGGCAGGAGCGTCCTGACGAGCCGCTGCAGACCAAGCGAGCCCGGCTGCTGTACGAGAGCCGGAAGAGGGGGATGCTGGAGAACTGCATCCTGCTCAG CCTCTTTGCAAAGGAGAACCTGAACCACATGAGCGAGCGGCAGCTGAACCTCTACGACCGGCTCATCAACGAGCCCAGCAACGACTGGGACATTTACTACTGGGCCACAG AAGCAAAGCCCACGCCGCCGGAGTTCGAGAATGACGTGATGGTCATGCTGAGGGAGTTTGCCAAGAACAAGAAGAGGGAGCAGAGGCTGTGGCAGCCAGACCTGGAGTACCTCTTTGAGCCACCCCGCTGA